The stretch of DNA ATACACAAAAGAGGATCTTACATTCTTTAAATCATGTTTGCTTGACTATCATGACCTTCATTTCTATGACTAATTTATTTCCTAGGTGATTTGGATTGTGAAACCTGTACCATAACACGGAGTGGACTGACTGGTCTTGTTATTGGTGGTCTATACCCTGTTTTCTTGGCTATACCTGTAAATGGTGGTCTAGCAGCCAGGTaggaaataaaaaactttttataataTGTGATTACCTATAAAACTCACAACTTAAAGcagcaaatatattttgtttttaaggcatTTAGACCAAAGGCAATGTTACCCTCTTGATTAGAAGTTAGCAAGACctgttttttcttataatgaaATTCTACTTATCAAGAATTTCAAACAGTTATACTTGGTGTGTAGTTAGGCTATTAACCTTAATTTGTGTACTGAATACTAAACTAACTACAAAGCTGCAAACAGTATTATGCATGAAACTTCTATCATATAAACAATTATCTTGGATGAGTTTGAACACTTGCACTAAAGGAAAATTCCATCAGAAAATGTCTAGCTGTTATATTAGCCTTCTATTCTAAAATAATTCTGGCTATTCTCTGTTGAACTCTTGCATCAGCAATCTATGCTATAGCCTTGaagcaaactggataaagaaacaaaagtttttaGGATTAATAGACACTGAAGACCTTTACTTTAATATTCAGTTTTATCTTAAGACTTCTAGGACTAATATGTATCACAGATGGGTTTGCCATTTGATGCAACAATCTTTTCTATTGAACTATCTCAATGTTTTCTTACAGGTATCAATCAGCTCTGTTACCACACAAAGGGAACATCTTAAGTTACTGGATTAGAACTTCTAAGCCTGTCTTTAGAAAGATGTTATTTCCTATTTTGCTCCAGACTATGTTTTCAGCATACCTTGGGTCTGAACAATATAAACTACTTATAAAGGCCCTTCAGTTATCTGAACCTGGCAAAGAAATTCActgattttaaacaaatatgtaaacaaaaataaaatggtaaaaacagTTTATGTCTAATGTTATGTCTAATGTTATGCATAAACATAGACTTGTAATTTATCACGAGGTATAATTCTGGGACCTACAACAAAAGGCTACACAGGGCAACAAAAGGCTGAATCTAAGTAAAAGCTACCCACTTAAACAAGTTTAACTTCACGAGTTTGCCCAGTATTGTCTCTTCTACCTTGCTTGTTCTACCTTAGGCGTTGAGTTTGGTCTGTAACACAAGAGGAAAAAGTAACTATATAGTATTTTACACTGAAGACTTCATAATGACAAacaggaataaaaaatgaaaaaatatctatCAATATACTATACCAAATGTTACTCACAATTCACTTTCTCAATTCAAATTATTAATCCATAGATTCTTAGAACTGATTTAACAACCTTCCTCAAATCAATCATCTTCTTGAGTCATTCAGGCTCAGCTTCAGCTATTATGATATAGACCTACCTACTTCGAGTCACCTTATTTAGAaagctgtatttttagtttagGTAGTCTTTCAAGCTTCCATTTATTGTGGCATATTTAGAATCACAAAATTAACTAATCTCTCTGACCCTCAGTGAAATATCCTAGTTGGTTCATTTCCTAAgatcatttaaatttttgatgtgCTTTCTTCTGTTCTCCTAACATTTCTCATCCTAGTTCTCtaaaccattttattttgtgaCAGCAACTAAATCAGCATTCTCCAACAGAGcgttctgtgatgatggaaatattttctatctgcacAGTCAATATGTTAGCCACTAGCCTATGTAGCGGCTGGGCACCTGAAATGTGGCAAGTGCAATTGAGTAactgaatttttacttttaaaccatttaaaatgtttagccACGTGACTAATGCTTACAGTATTGGACAGCGTAGATCTAAACCAACACTTATGAAGCAAGCCAATCATCACAGAAAAGtaccaaacaaaattttaagtggCATCCAAGATTATTCATGAATCTCTTAATTATTACTTCCAAATAGTGACATATCTGTTAAGTCATCTTATGctacttaaaattataatttagaaaagGCATCTTTGTGAGTGAAACTGGCCTTTAGCttctgtttaaagaaaaacataaagctgTGCTGCCAAAGATGAAAAACTCatgtgaaattaataaaatacaatctCAATTTTTCAGAAAGCAAAGATGATTTGTTCTTTCAACAggcacataaaatatattatctacCAAACTTATATAAAAAATGATCCCAGTTATGAGGCAAAAGAATCTATGTGCACAAGAGACTGAAAGGAAGCATGCCAAAATGTTTACTGTGGATATTCTATGGCTTATAGAGTTATAagggtgatttttcttttcttcttgattcCTTTCAGGATATTCCAAGTTTTCTATAAAGAATATGCTTTACTTTTACAACtagggaaagaaagacagaaaaatatatataacatttaaaggGCAAAACAATATAGCTGTTTATTTTACAGGCTAAAATATCAAGATGAAAAGCTCTGATCCCAAATCATCCATTTTACCTATATTCTGTCACTTTTACTAAAAGCAGAGTTCTACTCATCCCAgtgaaaaaaacaatgaattaaaaGTAATTTCTGGCGTTAACCCAAGTACCGAGTTAAGACTCCTTAAGAATATAGAATTATGTAATCAACTTAGATAATTCAAAGCCCAATGATATAACTAAGTTCTTTGACGATTGAGCACACATTGTTTCCTTACTTATCTTTAAACATTCCTAGTCCAATTACTCCCTAGCATAATACCATTTATAAATGAGGATGAGTTTACAATGGTTTCTGTAACCAAAAAGTATTTCTAATATCTGTCCTctgccacatatttttaaattatcttttccatTAGCAGAAATGGGCAACATAAGCAATAAATCATGTTAAGTCTGTTGCTACAAATTTACTTTGCCAAAATTTTTGTTCAGAGGGCAGATATCTGCATTATTTAAGGACATTTAGTCATTTGTAGCTAACACCTGAAGTAAACTACCCTCaatcaatttttatatttcagtctAGTCACTGTAGACAaactatttaaatcttttataatttACTTTGTGTAGttatttggcttaaaaaaaaaaaaagagggctcaCATTCTATTTAAATTaagacaatatattttataaagcccAAATTATAGTACACTAAGAGCCAGAGGGGTCTAGGGAATTGATCTCAGTGGGTATACAGCAAAGACAAAATTTGGAGGCAGACGCTAAAGGAAGTtgagataaataaaattcaaatcagTGTATTAACAGAACTACACAAATGTTTACAACACAGTAACTACACTTTTCAATTAGTTCATTGTGAAAACTgagcaaaatattttcaacaattttGGGTCAACAAAAAGTATGGAATATTTTAAGACAATAAAGAGTGACTGGTGTTGAGAGTACTGAGGCTACACAGAGGTACTGAAATTCAAATCTGAAAAATACTGTGCTGGCCACACAACACTACAAATTTCTAATGGAAGAATTCCCTTTTTGATCCGCAGCTTAGGtggtaagtaaataaaaaaacagctcagaaaaacagcaaaaatattaacatttaggAGTCTCAAAACTTTGTATTGGCTGTGagtctgggggaaaaaaacataaatgtcaTACTACCAATTAAACTTTCAAGAGTCATCAGattatttagctttaaaattttactaaatcAGACCTTAAACTACACATTCAAAATGCTGAACTAGATAATCACATATTAAAAAGGTAATGACTCATTATCAgtgaattacccagtctgttCTATCAAAGTAGTAGTTAAGGTCACCAAATAATGTTGGTGCCTTTGGTTCTGGAATTATAA from Homo sapiens chromosome 11, GRCh38.p14 Primary Assembly encodes:
- the TMEM126A gene encoding transmembrane protein 126A isoform 2 (isoform 2 is encoded by transcript variant 2); protein product: MAGIPFLTTDLTYRCFVSFPLNTGDLDCETCTITRSGLTGLVIGGLYPVFLAIPVNGGLAARYQSALLPHKGNILSYWIRTSKPVFRKMLFPILLQTMFSAYLGSEQYKLLIKALQLSEPGKEIH
- the TMEM126A gene encoding transmembrane protein 126A isoform 1 (isoform 1 is encoded by transcript variant 1), producing the protein MENHKSNNKENITIVDISRKINQLPEAERNLLENGSVYVGLNAALCGLIANSLFRRILNVTKARIAAGLPMAGIPFLTTDLTYRCFVSFPLNTGDLDCETCTITRSGLTGLVIGGLYPVFLAIPVNGGLAARYQSALLPHKGNILSYWIRTSKPVFRKMLFPILLQTMFSAYLGSEQYKLLIKALQLSEPGKEIH